In the genome of Notamacropus eugenii isolate mMacEug1 chromosome 5, mMacEug1.pri_v2, whole genome shotgun sequence, one region contains:
- the ARHGEF1 gene encoding rho guanine nucleotide exchange factor 1 isoform X5, with amino-acid sequence MEMEDAARGAPGPTRPAPVSIIGAEDEDFENELETHPEERSSQFQSLEQVKCRPAHLMALLHHVALQFEPGPLLCCLHADMLATLGPKEARKGFLDFYHNFLEKTAVLRVPTPQSVSFELDRTRPELLPEETQRRFLQEVVRAQQNAVSRQLEDFRSKRLMGMTPGEPDLSQLETWAARDRVTFEARERLVAERMLNRLEDIHPTISPDEEKSVAIVNAISAYMRYLGVRTKSSDKKARGNFFRKKNRRPDDATKTRKAFISILDAARWNRGEAQAPDLRHPKAESEGEKLGLPERKISQVTPPKGMTGPPGPDAPGVTVHPPPGESPDKEPGTDPPSEVGDPPPQGPSNSESPVLPDSSTEEGADTESPEPGEEGESGRAGLELEPEEPPGWRELVPPDTLSGMHKNQVKRQEVISELLVTEAAHVRMLRVLHELFYQPMADGGFFTMDELQNIFPSLDELIDVHSLFLENLMKLRQESGYLIEEIGDVLLARFDGAEGSWFQKISSRFCSRQSFALEQLKAKQKKEPRFCTFVQEAESRPRCRRLQLKDMIPTEMQRLTKYPLLLQSIWQNTEEPKEKAKVEQAAECCKEILHHVNQSVRDMEDLLRLKDYQRRLDLSHLRQSSDPMLSEFKNLDITKKKLVHEGPLTWRVTKDKAVEVHVLLLDDLLLLLQRQDERLLLKSHSRTLTPTPDGKTMLRPVLRLTSAMTREVATDHRAFYVIFTWDQEAHIYELVAQTVSERKHWCTLITETAGSLKVPAPLGRSRSRQSPISTREPLISISENGNNSRDTSQAEAGRCERLLTDLLPFSCLDPEGQLAASALREVLSLKQILLPAEEENGPGPTPESERVSGAAQTQELRERLLNLEETIKRLEEVEEEFCRLRLVISQLNGAIPSQAGCS; translated from the exons ATGGAAATGGAAGATGCAGCTCGAGGG GCTCCTGGCCCAACCCGGCCAGCTCCAGTCAGCATCATCGGTGCGGAAGACGAGGACTTTGAGAATGAGCTAGAAACG CACCCAGAGGAGCGGAGCAGCCAGTTCCAGAGCCTGGAGCAGGTGAAGTGCCGCCCCGCCCACCTCATGGCCCTCCTACACCATGTGGCTCTGCAGTTTGAGCCAGGACCCCTG ctGTGCTGTCTCCATGCTGATATGCTGGCCACACTGGGCCCCAAGGAGGccaggaaaggctttctggaTTTCTACCACAACTTCCTAGAGAAGACAGCG GTCCTGCGTGTACCTACACCCCAGTCAGTGTCCTTTGAGCTTG ACCGCACACGCCCAGAATTGCTCCCCGAAGAGACCCAGCGGCGATTCCTGCAGGAGGTGGTCCGGGCCCAGCAGAATGCCGTCTCCCGTCAGCTTGAGGACTTCCGGTCCAAGCGGCTCATGGGAATGACCCCTGGGGAGCCAGACTTGTCCCAGTTGGAAACCTGGGCTGCCCGGGACCGGGTCACCTTTGAGGCCCGGGAACGCCTTGTGGCTGAGAGGATGCTGAACCGCCTGGAGGACATACA CCCAACCATCTCCCCGGATGAGGAAAAGAG CGTGGCAATAGTGAATGCGATCAGCGCCTACATGCGATACCTCGGCGTGCGGACCAAGAGCAGCGACAAGAAGGCCCGAGGAAACTTTTTCCGGAAAAAG AACCGCCGCCCAGATGATGCCACCAAGACCAGGAAGGCGTTCATCAGCATCCTGGATGCAGCCCGATGGAACCGGGGAGAGGCTCAGG CTCCTGACCTCCGACACCCTAAAGCTGAGAGTGAAG GCGAGAAGCTGGGGCTTCCTGAGAGAAAGATCAGCCAAGTGACTCCCCCAAAGGGTATGACTGGGCCCCCTGGGCCAGATGCTCCTGGTGTCACTGTTCATCCTCCTCCAGGTGAAAGCCCAGACAAGGAGCCAG GCACTGATCCACCCTCAGAAGTGGGGGACCCGCCTCCCCAAGGCCCATCAAACTCAGAGTCCCCTGTCCTCCCAGACAGCAGCACGGAGGAGGGGGCCGACACGGAAAG CCCCGAgccaggggaggagggggagtcGGGTCGAGCGGGGCTGGAGCTGGAGCCTGAGGAGCCACCTGGCTGGCGGGAGCTGGTCCCCCCTGACACCCTGAGCGGGATGCACAAGAACCAGGTGAAGCgacaagaggtgatcagtg AGTTGCTGGTGACCGAGGCCGCCCACGTGCGAATGCTTCGGGTGTTGCATGAGCTCTTCTACCAGCCCATGGCTGATGGGGGCTTCTTTACCATGGACGAGCTCCAGAACATCTTCCCCAGCCTGGATGAGCTGATCGACGTGCACT CTTTGTTCCTGGAGAACCTGATGAAGCTACGGCAGGAGAGCGGTTACCTCATTGAGGAGATTGGGGATGTGCTACTAGCCAGG TTTGATGGCGCTGAGGGCTCCTGGTTCCAGAAGATCTCGTCCCGATTCTGCAGCCGTCAGTCCTTTGCTCTGGAGCAGCTCAAGGCTAAGCAGAAAAAGGAGCCGAGATTCTGCACTTTTGTGCAG GAAGCAGAGAGCAGGCCTCGCTGTAGGCGGCTACAGCTCAAGGACATGATCCCCACGGAGATGCAGCGACTCACAAAATACCCTCTGCTTCTGCAGAGCATCTGGCAGAACACAG AGGAGCCAAAGGAGAAGGCCAAGGTGGAGCAGGCTGCTGAGTGCTGTAAGGAGATTCTGCATCATGTAAACCAGTCTGTGAGAGACATGGAGGACCTGCTG AGGCTCAAGGACTACCAGCGCCGTCTGGACCTGTCCCACCTGCGGCAGAGCAGTGACCCCATGCTGAGTGAGTTCAAG AACCTAGACATCACCAAGAAGAAACTTGTGCACGAAGGGCCCCTGACCTGGCGGGTGACCAAGGACAAGGCTGTGG AGGTGCACGTGCTCCTGCTGGACGACCTCCTGCTCTTGCTGCAGCGCCAGGATGAGAGGCTGCTGCTTAAGTCTCACAGCAGGACGCTGACCCCAACGCCTGACGGCAAGACCATGCTTCGGCCCGTGCTGCGCCTGACCTCGGCCATGACCCGTGAGGTGGCCACCG ACCACCGAGCTTTCTACGTCATCTTTACCTGGGACCAGGAGGCTCATATCTATGAACTGGTGGCCCAGACGGTGTCGGAGAGAAAGCA CTGGTGCACCCTCATCACTGAAACCGCGGGCTCTCTGAAGGTCCCAGCCCCACTTGGGCGGTCCAGATCTCGTCAGAGCCCCATCAG TACTCGGGAGCCCCTGATCAGCATCTCTGAGAACGGAAACAACAGCAGAGACACCTCTCAAGCTGAAG CAGGCCGCTGTGAGCGCCTCCTGACTGACCTGCTGCCCTTCTCCTGCCTGGACCCGGAGGGGCAGCTGGCGGCCTCTGCCCTCCGAGAAG ttctttcccttaAGCAAATCCTGCTCCCAGCAGAGGAGGAGAATGGACCTGGGCCAACCCCTGAGAGTGAGAGGGTGTCAGGGGCTGCCCAGACCCAGGAGCTGAGGGAGAGGCTTCTGAATTTGGAAGAGACCATCAAGAGACTGGAG GAAGTAGAGGAAGAATTCTGCCGGCTCCGACTCGTCATATCCCAGCTCAATGGGGCCATCCCCAGCCAGGCTGGCTGCTCCTGA
- the ARHGEF1 gene encoding rho guanine nucleotide exchange factor 1 isoform X3 gives MEMEDAARGAPGPTRPAPVSIIGAEDEDFENELETHPEERSSQFQSLEQVKCRPAHLMALLHHVALQFEPGPLLCCLHADMLATLGPKEARKGFLDFYHNFLEKTAVLRVPTPQSVSFELDRTRPELLPEETQRRFLQEVVRAQQNAVSRQLEDFRSKRLMGMTPGEPDLSQLETWAARDRVTFEARERLVAERMLNRLEDIHPTISPDEEKSVAIVNAISAYMRYLGVRTKSSDKKARGNFFRKKNRRPDDATKTRKAFISILDAARWNRGEAQAPDLRHPKAESEGEKLGLPERKISQVTPPKGMTGPPGPDAPGVTVHPPPGESPDKEPGTDPPSEVGDPPPQGPSNSESPVLPDSSTEEGADTERLSGRLGRSESLRVTDRRRPSRGSLGAKGRAGGRSRSDVDTDPGSAAAALGSARRATPEPGEEGESGRAGLELEPEEPPGWRELVPPDTLSGMHKNQVKRQEVISELLVTEAAHVRMLRVLHELFYQPMADGGFFTMDELQNIFPSLDELIDVHSLFLENLMKLRQESGYLIEEIGDVLLARFDGAEGSWFQKISSRFCSRQSFALEQLKAKQKKEPRFCTFVQEAESRPRCRRLQLKDMIPTEMQRLTKYPLLLQSIWQNTEEPKEKAKVEQAAECCKEILHHVNQSVRDMEDLLRLKDYQRRLDLSHLRQSSDPMLSEFKNLDITKKKLVHEGPLTWRVTKDKAVEVHVLLLDDLLLLLQRQDERLLLKSHSRTLTPTPDGKTMLRPVLRLTSAMTREVATDHRAFYVIFTWDQEAHIYELVAQTVSERKHWCTLITETAGSLKVPAPLGRSRSRQSPISTREPLISISENGNNSRDTSQAEAGRCERLLTDLLPFSCLDPEGQLAASALREVLSLKQILLPAEEENGPGPTPESERVSGAAQTQELRERLLNLEETIKRLEEVEEEFCRLRLVISQLNGAIPSQAGCS, from the exons ATGGAAATGGAAGATGCAGCTCGAGGG GCTCCTGGCCCAACCCGGCCAGCTCCAGTCAGCATCATCGGTGCGGAAGACGAGGACTTTGAGAATGAGCTAGAAACG CACCCAGAGGAGCGGAGCAGCCAGTTCCAGAGCCTGGAGCAGGTGAAGTGCCGCCCCGCCCACCTCATGGCCCTCCTACACCATGTGGCTCTGCAGTTTGAGCCAGGACCCCTG ctGTGCTGTCTCCATGCTGATATGCTGGCCACACTGGGCCCCAAGGAGGccaggaaaggctttctggaTTTCTACCACAACTTCCTAGAGAAGACAGCG GTCCTGCGTGTACCTACACCCCAGTCAGTGTCCTTTGAGCTTG ACCGCACACGCCCAGAATTGCTCCCCGAAGAGACCCAGCGGCGATTCCTGCAGGAGGTGGTCCGGGCCCAGCAGAATGCCGTCTCCCGTCAGCTTGAGGACTTCCGGTCCAAGCGGCTCATGGGAATGACCCCTGGGGAGCCAGACTTGTCCCAGTTGGAAACCTGGGCTGCCCGGGACCGGGTCACCTTTGAGGCCCGGGAACGCCTTGTGGCTGAGAGGATGCTGAACCGCCTGGAGGACATACA CCCAACCATCTCCCCGGATGAGGAAAAGAG CGTGGCAATAGTGAATGCGATCAGCGCCTACATGCGATACCTCGGCGTGCGGACCAAGAGCAGCGACAAGAAGGCCCGAGGAAACTTTTTCCGGAAAAAG AACCGCCGCCCAGATGATGCCACCAAGACCAGGAAGGCGTTCATCAGCATCCTGGATGCAGCCCGATGGAACCGGGGAGAGGCTCAGG CTCCTGACCTCCGACACCCTAAAGCTGAGAGTGAAG GCGAGAAGCTGGGGCTTCCTGAGAGAAAGATCAGCCAAGTGACTCCCCCAAAGGGTATGACTGGGCCCCCTGGGCCAGATGCTCCTGGTGTCACTGTTCATCCTCCTCCAGGTGAAAGCCCAGACAAGGAGCCAG GCACTGATCCACCCTCAGAAGTGGGGGACCCGCCTCCCCAAGGCCCATCAAACTCAGAGTCCCCTGTCCTCCCAGACAGCAGCACGGAGGAGGGGGCCGACACGGAAAG ATTGTCTGGGAGATTGGGGCGCTCCGAGAGCCTTCGGGTGACCGACCGGCGCCGGCCATCCCGGGGCAGCCTTGGGGCCAAGGGCCGGGCAGGGGGCCGCTCCCGAAGCGACGTGGACACGGACCCTGGCTCTGCCGCGGCGGCCCTCGGCTCCGCCCGACGTGCCAC CCCCGAgccaggggaggagggggagtcGGGTCGAGCGGGGCTGGAGCTGGAGCCTGAGGAGCCACCTGGCTGGCGGGAGCTGGTCCCCCCTGACACCCTGAGCGGGATGCACAAGAACCAGGTGAAGCgacaagaggtgatcagtg AGTTGCTGGTGACCGAGGCCGCCCACGTGCGAATGCTTCGGGTGTTGCATGAGCTCTTCTACCAGCCCATGGCTGATGGGGGCTTCTTTACCATGGACGAGCTCCAGAACATCTTCCCCAGCCTGGATGAGCTGATCGACGTGCACT CTTTGTTCCTGGAGAACCTGATGAAGCTACGGCAGGAGAGCGGTTACCTCATTGAGGAGATTGGGGATGTGCTACTAGCCAGG TTTGATGGCGCTGAGGGCTCCTGGTTCCAGAAGATCTCGTCCCGATTCTGCAGCCGTCAGTCCTTTGCTCTGGAGCAGCTCAAGGCTAAGCAGAAAAAGGAGCCGAGATTCTGCACTTTTGTGCAG GAAGCAGAGAGCAGGCCTCGCTGTAGGCGGCTACAGCTCAAGGACATGATCCCCACGGAGATGCAGCGACTCACAAAATACCCTCTGCTTCTGCAGAGCATCTGGCAGAACACAG AGGAGCCAAAGGAGAAGGCCAAGGTGGAGCAGGCTGCTGAGTGCTGTAAGGAGATTCTGCATCATGTAAACCAGTCTGTGAGAGACATGGAGGACCTGCTG AGGCTCAAGGACTACCAGCGCCGTCTGGACCTGTCCCACCTGCGGCAGAGCAGTGACCCCATGCTGAGTGAGTTCAAG AACCTAGACATCACCAAGAAGAAACTTGTGCACGAAGGGCCCCTGACCTGGCGGGTGACCAAGGACAAGGCTGTGG AGGTGCACGTGCTCCTGCTGGACGACCTCCTGCTCTTGCTGCAGCGCCAGGATGAGAGGCTGCTGCTTAAGTCTCACAGCAGGACGCTGACCCCAACGCCTGACGGCAAGACCATGCTTCGGCCCGTGCTGCGCCTGACCTCGGCCATGACCCGTGAGGTGGCCACCG ACCACCGAGCTTTCTACGTCATCTTTACCTGGGACCAGGAGGCTCATATCTATGAACTGGTGGCCCAGACGGTGTCGGAGAGAAAGCA CTGGTGCACCCTCATCACTGAAACCGCGGGCTCTCTGAAGGTCCCAGCCCCACTTGGGCGGTCCAGATCTCGTCAGAGCCCCATCAG TACTCGGGAGCCCCTGATCAGCATCTCTGAGAACGGAAACAACAGCAGAGACACCTCTCAAGCTGAAG CAGGCCGCTGTGAGCGCCTCCTGACTGACCTGCTGCCCTTCTCCTGCCTGGACCCGGAGGGGCAGCTGGCGGCCTCTGCCCTCCGAGAAG ttctttcccttaAGCAAATCCTGCTCCCAGCAGAGGAGGAGAATGGACCTGGGCCAACCCCTGAGAGTGAGAGGGTGTCAGGGGCTGCCCAGACCCAGGAGCTGAGGGAGAGGCTTCTGAATTTGGAAGAGACCATCAAGAGACTGGAG GAAGTAGAGGAAGAATTCTGCCGGCTCCGACTCGTCATATCCCAGCTCAATGGGGCCATCCCCAGCCAGGCTGGCTGCTCCTGA
- the ARHGEF1 gene encoding rho guanine nucleotide exchange factor 1 isoform X6, whose protein sequence is MEMEDAARGAPGPTRPAPVSIIGAEDEDFENELETHPEERSSQFQSLEQVKCRPAHLMALLHHVALQFEPGPLLCCLHADMLATLGPKEARKGFLDFYHNFLEKTAVLRVPTPQSVSFELDRTRPELLPEETQRRFLQEVVRAQQNAVSRQLEDFRSKRLMGMTPGEPDLSQLETWAARDRVTFEARERLVAERMLNRLEDIHPTISPDEEKSVAIVNAISAYMRYLGVRTKSSDKKARGNFFRKKNRRPDDATKTRKAFISILDAARWNRGEAQAPDLRHPKAESEGEKLGLPERKISQVTPPKGMTGPPGPDAPGVTVHPPPGESPDKEPGTDPPSEVGDPPPQGPSNSESPVLPDSSTEEGADTESPEPGEEGESGRAGLELEPEEPPGWRELVPPDTLSGMHKNQVKRQEVISELLVTEAAHVRMLRVLHELFYQPMADGGFFTMDELQNIFPSLDELIDVHSLFLENLMKLRQESGYLIEEIGDVLLARFDGAEGSWFQKISSRFCSRQSFALEQLKAKQKKEPRFCTFVQEAESRPRCRRLQLKDMIPTEMQRLTKYPLLLQSIWQNTEEPKEKAKVEQAAECCKEILHHVNQSVRDMEDLLRLKDYQRRLDLSHLRQSSDPMLSEFKNLDITKKKLVHEGPLTWRVTKDKAVEVHVLLLDDLLLLLQRQDERLLLKSHSRTLTPTPDGKTMLRPVLRLTSAMTREVATDHRAFYVIFTWDQEAHIYELVAQTVSERKHWCTLITETAGSLKVPAPLGRSRSRQSPISTREPLISISENGNNSRDTSQAEGRCERLLTDLLPFSCLDPEGQLAASALREVLSLKQILLPAEEENGPGPTPESERVSGAAQTQELRERLLNLEETIKRLEEVEEEFCRLRLVISQLNGAIPSQAGCS, encoded by the exons ATGGAAATGGAAGATGCAGCTCGAGGG GCTCCTGGCCCAACCCGGCCAGCTCCAGTCAGCATCATCGGTGCGGAAGACGAGGACTTTGAGAATGAGCTAGAAACG CACCCAGAGGAGCGGAGCAGCCAGTTCCAGAGCCTGGAGCAGGTGAAGTGCCGCCCCGCCCACCTCATGGCCCTCCTACACCATGTGGCTCTGCAGTTTGAGCCAGGACCCCTG ctGTGCTGTCTCCATGCTGATATGCTGGCCACACTGGGCCCCAAGGAGGccaggaaaggctttctggaTTTCTACCACAACTTCCTAGAGAAGACAGCG GTCCTGCGTGTACCTACACCCCAGTCAGTGTCCTTTGAGCTTG ACCGCACACGCCCAGAATTGCTCCCCGAAGAGACCCAGCGGCGATTCCTGCAGGAGGTGGTCCGGGCCCAGCAGAATGCCGTCTCCCGTCAGCTTGAGGACTTCCGGTCCAAGCGGCTCATGGGAATGACCCCTGGGGAGCCAGACTTGTCCCAGTTGGAAACCTGGGCTGCCCGGGACCGGGTCACCTTTGAGGCCCGGGAACGCCTTGTGGCTGAGAGGATGCTGAACCGCCTGGAGGACATACA CCCAACCATCTCCCCGGATGAGGAAAAGAG CGTGGCAATAGTGAATGCGATCAGCGCCTACATGCGATACCTCGGCGTGCGGACCAAGAGCAGCGACAAGAAGGCCCGAGGAAACTTTTTCCGGAAAAAG AACCGCCGCCCAGATGATGCCACCAAGACCAGGAAGGCGTTCATCAGCATCCTGGATGCAGCCCGATGGAACCGGGGAGAGGCTCAGG CTCCTGACCTCCGACACCCTAAAGCTGAGAGTGAAG GCGAGAAGCTGGGGCTTCCTGAGAGAAAGATCAGCCAAGTGACTCCCCCAAAGGGTATGACTGGGCCCCCTGGGCCAGATGCTCCTGGTGTCACTGTTCATCCTCCTCCAGGTGAAAGCCCAGACAAGGAGCCAG GCACTGATCCACCCTCAGAAGTGGGGGACCCGCCTCCCCAAGGCCCATCAAACTCAGAGTCCCCTGTCCTCCCAGACAGCAGCACGGAGGAGGGGGCCGACACGGAAAG CCCCGAgccaggggaggagggggagtcGGGTCGAGCGGGGCTGGAGCTGGAGCCTGAGGAGCCACCTGGCTGGCGGGAGCTGGTCCCCCCTGACACCCTGAGCGGGATGCACAAGAACCAGGTGAAGCgacaagaggtgatcagtg AGTTGCTGGTGACCGAGGCCGCCCACGTGCGAATGCTTCGGGTGTTGCATGAGCTCTTCTACCAGCCCATGGCTGATGGGGGCTTCTTTACCATGGACGAGCTCCAGAACATCTTCCCCAGCCTGGATGAGCTGATCGACGTGCACT CTTTGTTCCTGGAGAACCTGATGAAGCTACGGCAGGAGAGCGGTTACCTCATTGAGGAGATTGGGGATGTGCTACTAGCCAGG TTTGATGGCGCTGAGGGCTCCTGGTTCCAGAAGATCTCGTCCCGATTCTGCAGCCGTCAGTCCTTTGCTCTGGAGCAGCTCAAGGCTAAGCAGAAAAAGGAGCCGAGATTCTGCACTTTTGTGCAG GAAGCAGAGAGCAGGCCTCGCTGTAGGCGGCTACAGCTCAAGGACATGATCCCCACGGAGATGCAGCGACTCACAAAATACCCTCTGCTTCTGCAGAGCATCTGGCAGAACACAG AGGAGCCAAAGGAGAAGGCCAAGGTGGAGCAGGCTGCTGAGTGCTGTAAGGAGATTCTGCATCATGTAAACCAGTCTGTGAGAGACATGGAGGACCTGCTG AGGCTCAAGGACTACCAGCGCCGTCTGGACCTGTCCCACCTGCGGCAGAGCAGTGACCCCATGCTGAGTGAGTTCAAG AACCTAGACATCACCAAGAAGAAACTTGTGCACGAAGGGCCCCTGACCTGGCGGGTGACCAAGGACAAGGCTGTGG AGGTGCACGTGCTCCTGCTGGACGACCTCCTGCTCTTGCTGCAGCGCCAGGATGAGAGGCTGCTGCTTAAGTCTCACAGCAGGACGCTGACCCCAACGCCTGACGGCAAGACCATGCTTCGGCCCGTGCTGCGCCTGACCTCGGCCATGACCCGTGAGGTGGCCACCG ACCACCGAGCTTTCTACGTCATCTTTACCTGGGACCAGGAGGCTCATATCTATGAACTGGTGGCCCAGACGGTGTCGGAGAGAAAGCA CTGGTGCACCCTCATCACTGAAACCGCGGGCTCTCTGAAGGTCCCAGCCCCACTTGGGCGGTCCAGATCTCGTCAGAGCCCCATCAG TACTCGGGAGCCCCTGATCAGCATCTCTGAGAACGGAAACAACAGCAGAGACACCTCTCAAGCTGAAG GCCGCTGTGAGCGCCTCCTGACTGACCTGCTGCCCTTCTCCTGCCTGGACCCGGAGGGGCAGCTGGCGGCCTCTGCCCTCCGAGAAG ttctttcccttaAGCAAATCCTGCTCCCAGCAGAGGAGGAGAATGGACCTGGGCCAACCCCTGAGAGTGAGAGGGTGTCAGGGGCTGCCCAGACCCAGGAGCTGAGGGAGAGGCTTCTGAATTTGGAAGAGACCATCAAGAGACTGGAG GAAGTAGAGGAAGAATTCTGCCGGCTCCGACTCGTCATATCCCAGCTCAATGGGGCCATCCCCAGCCAGGCTGGCTGCTCCTGA